The Acanthochromis polyacanthus isolate Apoly-LR-REF ecotype Palm Island chromosome 5, KAUST_Apoly_ChrSc, whole genome shotgun sequence genome includes a window with the following:
- the tcta gene encoding T-cell leukemia translocation-altered gene protein homolog, translated as MEEPWDFEFLSRIADSCLSFISEFVDDWLANDMRVSIFKILLSWLIVSLIGIHFAWKVYGNTVNDMYYRQGTGQNGGTPDTAPHLSGWESRAGDTLKTHRD; from the exons ATGGAGGAGCCTTgggattttgagtttttgtcccGCATCGCTGACAGCTGCCTGTCGTTTATCTCCGAGTTTGTGGACGACTGGCTCGCCAACGACATGAGAGTCTCTATATTCAAAATCCTACTCAGCTGGTTAATTGTCAGCCTCATCGGAATTCACTTTGCGTGGAAAGTCTACGGGAACACAGTGAACGATATGTATTATCGACAAG GGACTGGACAGAACGGAGGCACACCTGATACAGCTCCTCACCTCAGTGGATG GGAAAGTCGAGCAGGAGACACCCTGAAGACTCATCGGGATTAA